From the Nitrospira sp. CR1.1 genome, one window contains:
- a CDS encoding dehydrogenase, translated as MPEVYNWQLGRKMLYPYEERHPKWQFAFVFNINRCLACQTCS; from the coding sequence ATGCCAGAAGTCTATAACTGGCAACTGGGACGGAAGATGCTGTATCCCTACGAGGAGCGGCATCCGAAGTGGCAGTTTGCCTTTGTGTTCAACATCAATCGCTGTTTGGCCTGTCAGACCTGTTC